In Zalophus californianus isolate mZalCal1 chromosome 16, mZalCal1.pri.v2, whole genome shotgun sequence, the sequence atatgttgggAAGTTTCcacaacaaaacaatttttttaaagaaaaagcatcaTTGATCAGAAAAAGCAAGTCACGCAGAGACACGTGCAACACCCTTCATAGTTTAAGGATATGTACTATGTGGCCAAAATAATAACAAGCATAAGCATGAGCAGTTTAAAAATCAGGATGGTGGCTCCCTCctcagagagggggagaaagaagggggTTTGGAAGCGGGGGCCCACAAGGGGTTTCAATTAGCAGTAGCGTCTTAAGATGAAAGGACTGGAAGCCAATAGGGGGAAATATTAAGATTTGACAAGGTGCAGTGCATACCTGGGTGCTCTTATATATTTCTCTATACTTTTGGGTGtgcttaaaatattctgaaagacGTAACGGAAGaatgaaagagggaggaagaaagcgGGGCGGGAGATCACGCTGGGAGAGCATAGGACAGGCTGGTGGCCAGGAATAAAGCAGCGTTGAACTCCGGATGAGGTGCACTGGGGGTCTGCATGAagaaggggcaggggctggatTCCAGAAATACTTAGGAGGCAGAATAGACCAGATCTGCTGATTGATGGGccgtggggagggaggagggggaggaggcgaGGATCAGGCCCCGGTTCTAGCAGGGCTGAGGGGGGGAGGCCACGCCATTCACAGCGCCAGACACGCACAGCGGGAGGACTGGCCTCGGGTGGCAGGAAGCTGATGGGCTGAGCCGAGGATTCCAGACCGTGGGTGTAGGGGCATGAAGCTCAGAGCCAGACACAGGCCAAGCTCCTCGGTTGTAAGACACACCTTTCCCCAGCTCTGAATCTGAGTCCTCTCTTATAATTTATCTGCTGTTTTGATACATagtctcccccactccccccccaccccattatgAAAGAACCATTTATTGTACAATAGGTACCTTAGAATGGAACACATAACAGATTTGGGCTTCACACTTGCATAAGTTAGTTCTAGTACAGGACTTTAGAAATTATCTGGGAATTTGAAAGCTGTCCATCCTTTGTCTCCCCTGGCGCTGCCCTCAGGACACTGACCCACCCCCCCAGAGGGCATACCCCATACCTGGCACCCCCCCCAGAGGGCATACCCCATACCTGGCACACCCCCCCCAGAGGGCATACCCCATACCTGGCACACCCCCCCAGAGGGCATACCCCATACCTGGCACACACCCCTCCCAGAGGGCATACCCCATACCTGGCACACCCCCCCAGAGGGCATACCCCATACCTggcacacacccctcccccaccgctgTGAGGGGACCTGCCTGTTGCTGTCACATGGGGGATGTGGGAGGCATCCGTGGGAGGTCCCTTGAGTTGCTCAGGGAGAGAAGTGGAGGGTCAGGGACAAAGACCCGAGGACCATTTAAGGAAGGAGCCAGGAAcaggagcccccccaccccaggaggctgaggaggaagggccagaggtgggaggaggggaggagacaggggAGGAGCCCCAAGAAAAGGGCAAAGCCCTGTTTCAAGGAGGCGTGTGCACCAGCCCAGGGCCCGGCCTGTGCACTGTGCTCGCTAGCTCTGCAttgcattctctcccttttcctctccgcGGACTCCCAGGTAAACAAaacacagcagggaggagggggagcaggggtgggtgcCAGCCACATCCTGCTGCAGGCAAAGCTAGTCACTGGTGGTCCCAAGCGAAACCTcgctcccccaacacacacacacacacacacacacacacacacacacacacacgcacgcacgctgCCCAGCTCACCTCCGAGTTCTCCACCACCTTCTCCAGGTACTTGTTGAAGATGGAGTAGTCCTGCAGCTTTGTGCTCAGCTTCTGGTGCTCCAGCCGCAAGGCCACCAACTCCTGCTTGGCCTTGGCCAGCTCTCGCACACGCTGCCTCTTCAGTTCCCGCTCCTTGCTGGCTTTCTTCAGGGCGCGGATCCGCTTCTGGTCGTTCTCCTGGGGTgggcgaggggcagaggtggCACCCGTGGGACACTGGGCCCGTCCTCCCTTCTGTCTGCCGGCGATGGGCAGGGATCACCGGGCCGCCCCTGTGGGCAAGGAGGCCCGGATTCCCTCCCCATTTGGTGCTTGGTACTTGGTGCCTCAATTTCTCCAGCTGTAGAAAGGAGAGGCCCTGGGCAACCGTGCTCCAGCTGGGAGAGGTATCAGGCTGAGGCTGGAGCCAACGGTACAGACTACTGGTGTCCTCAAAGAAAGGGCATTCGGGCTGACACCCCCTTCTCCTTCATTCTGCAAAGCCCTTCCCGCAAGATCAGGGGGCACACGCACCCCTCACAGTGCACCGGTGTGGTTCCTGTCCCGCTTCATGGATGGAGGACATTTGGAGGCAGGTGGAGAAGGCACAGGGAGGGTTCGCACTCTGCCCCGTGAGCCCGGGAGAGGACCCAGGGTCCCCTAAACCAGTCCAATTGTGCATCATAATCCCccggggagctttttaaaaatgcagttcctGGGTCCCCCCCCGAGGCCCATTGAAAGCACAGAGGGAGTCCCAGGGGTCTGTATTTGTGACAGTTTTCCAGGATTGCCAGGCTGCTGGGCCTCTGGCAGCCCTTGGAGAAGCTCTCAGGCCCATCTCCTGCCACCCCACCCATGCCACTAGGCTTTCTCTGGCCAGTAAGGACCTGACCCCTGGAGAACGTGCCCAGCCCCATCAGCTTCCTCTCCCACCTGGAGAAGGCACAGAGCAAGACAGCACTGCTTAAGAGCAGGGCCGCCCCCTCGAGGGAAGTGGAGGCCAGGGattccccaccctcacccccctccaGAGCTGGGCCAGGCGCCCTCAGGGCTCCATCAGGGCTGGTCGGGAGAAATCTGGGTGGTCAGATCACTCCTCTAAGGACTGATTGAAAGGAGTTGTCTCCGGATGGACTCTGGGGCCTGGTCCTTCAACCAACCCCTGGTCCTTCAGCGGAAGGACGGAGGGGTGGGCGGGCGGCCTGTCTGAGTCATCTGTGTAGCCCCACGTGTTCAGCCCTGCCTGTCATcctccacccattcattcattcccccgAGACATTGCATGTACCAGGTACAGGCGAGGAAACGGTGAACCGCCGTCAAGAAGGGCCCAAAGCAACAGGGAAACAGGAAATTACAAACCGTAATGAGTGGGGACATAAAGGGAGAAGCCCTAGGCCTTGCTGAGCAGTGAAGAGATGCTAACCCAGGGCGAGGAGTCAGCAAAAGCAAGGAAgagggggagatgggggaggggcaattTGCAGCCTGGGGGCCCTCATACCTGGATGAACTGCTCAAACTTCTGGATGTGGGCCTTCAGCTGGGCCTCCTTGATGCCCAGCTCCTCCCAGCGCAGGTTCAGGGTTTCCATTCTACGCTGAAATGTCTTGGAGTGGGGGCAGCAGAGAGGTCAGGAGGGCCCCTGCacctcctgcccccagggcctCTGCCCCCAGGCCTCCCACCTTCTCCCCTGCGCAGGACTCCGGGCTCCAGCCACGGGCACCCACACAATGGGAGGGGGCGTCCTCAGGCTCCAAACCCTACTGCCCTTCCCGCACTCCACTCCCGAGTCCCACCTCCTTCTTCTGCTCCATAACTTGGTGCATGATCTTggcctccttcttcttctccaggAGCCGGATGGATGGGGACTCCGACTGATCGTCAATGTTGGGGAACTTTCTGCCCAGGACATGGGGTGGGAGAGGCTGGTGGGTGCTCAGCACCCCGGGGGCAGGCTGGGGCTTGGCCAGCCCGTGGGGAGGCAAGGGGGGGGTCCTGTCCCCCGACGTGAGGGAAGGGAGTCATGTGTGGGGAGGGCTGTGTTGGCATCTGGGAATGGGGGGCAGGGCTACAGGTGCTGGGGGTCTGGGTGGGGTGGTGGATTGGTGTCAGGGTCAGGGGGCAGTGACTTGGGGCTCAGGGTTACCGGGGGGGGGGCATGGCGGGGGGGGCACGGACCCCGAGAGACTCACTGCAGCAGTTGTAACAGGCGCTCCCCATACTGCAGCCGGAAGTACTCTGCCAGGTCTTCCTCCTCCATGATGCCCAGACTCATGCTGCTGCTGACCCAGGGGGCCCGGCGGCCGGGTCCTCGCAGGGAAACGGTGGCTGGGGGAGCCGCAGGTGGCTCCGGGGTGCTGGCTGGGCTcttgcttctcccttcctcctgcttttcAGGGTCCCACGACGGCGGGAGGCTGGTGGGTCAGCAGCTCGGGGTGAGGTGTTGGCAAATGAAGGGAGATCTGGTTACCTGGCAACAGGCCTGGTTCTGTGGACCACCCATGGAACCCAGGCTTTGCTCTCTGACCCTTGTCCCCCGCCAACCGCAGTCCTGCTGGAATCCTGCGTTCTGCTCCTGCATTTACCCtctccccccccaacacaccccaGGAACTCTGGGGAGAAGTTAGGCCTGATTAGATGCTGATGTCCAGGCCTGGGAGGCAGGGTCTGGGGGTCCATGACCTAACAGGGGGGTTCCGGTGGAGGGGTGTCCTTGGGggttcaggtgtgtgtgtgagggtcaGAGAGGGCCTGAGGCTGGGACAGATGGcccagaagaaaaggagacaggGGTGGGGGCCGGCGGGAGGGTGCGAGGGTGGGAGGAGGCCAGAGCTTGAGAACCAAGGGGTGGGCGAGGGTAGGCGGGGAGCCTGGGGACCAAAGAGGCCACCCCGGGGGATGTGGAGGGGGACCCCCCCGGGGGTGTAGCCGACTCAGGGCCAGTGCCatcaaaatatgaagaaaagccACATCCTGGTACCGCGACCGTCTCACACGTGTCCCTCATCAGAGCTGCCTTCCTTGATCCCGTCAGAGCACTGGGCACGAGCTCACTGGGGCCCCGGGCCGACGCCCAGACTCGAGACCCCGTGGGAGGCGGGCGCCAAGAGGTCCCGGGCGGGGGTGACGGCCGCGACCTCGAGTCCCCGCTGCGGGACATAGGCTCCCGGCTGCGCGCCGTCTCCTCTGTCCCCCGCCCGCGCGGGCCGCGGGGCTCGGCCCCTCCGGGTCTGGGGCGGGGGCTCCCTCCGCGGCCCTGCGGCGCCGGGACCCGAGAAGCCCACCCCGCGGCATTGCCGGTCCTCTGGCGCCCCCTGCTGGCCGCCCGACGCGGGGGGGCCGAGTGGGAGGCGCGGTGGGGGCgctgcccagccccctcctcaccgtccccccccaccgccgccgtcccttctcccagcccccctCCGGAACAGTCCGCCGCCCCccggggccaggggtgggggaagcaggacAGCTCCCACCCCCCCCTGAGGCCCCCAGCAGCCCGCAATGGTTCTCACCGGGGGCGCCCCAAGGAAACGGAGCCAGCAGGATGACTGTAGGGTCCGCAAAAGGGGATGTTTCTCTCCTTGTGCGTTGCTAGAGTCCGGCACAGTCAATTTGGGCTttaccttcttcctccccttgaGGAGGGGGCTGTCTGCTTCTCGGATCCCCGGTTTGCCCTGGTCGTTCTGGACGCATCCTTGGTCGCGTCTATGCAATCAGGTGGCCCAGGGCCACGTTGGTGCATACAGGTGGCAGCTAAGGGCATCCTCACCTCCTGTGCGGGCACCCCTCTTGCCTGGGAgctctttctgttgcttcctcTGGACCTCGCTTGAGAACCTCCCTCTCCATTGCCCACCACCTCCTTCTCTGGGGTCTCACTGCCCTTTTCGGGGGCCATAGGGACGATGCAGGGCGGCCTGGGATTCACAGAACTCCCGCACTCTTCCTTCCCTGGGGGAGCCCAGCTTCCCTCCCCgcgccccctccaccccagcctttGTCCATCTTGCTGTTTGCCTCTGAGGCATCTAGAAGATCTCCTGTTGGATTTAGGCTGTGGGAAAACAATAGGCGTTTCTGTTTTCTGTCCGTCCCATCCTCCCTCTGCTTTAAAAGGACAGGaggaaggcgcctgggtggctcagttggttaagcgactgccttcggctcaggtcatgatcctggagtcctgggatcgagtcccgcagcgggctccctgctcagcagggagtctgcttctccctctgaccctccccccatctcatgtgctttctctctcattctctctgtccctcaaataaataaataaaatcttaaaaaaaaaaaaggacaggagGAAAATATCAGGAGAAAAAAAGCTCTATCTAGGTTCatatcttaaaaaatgttatccTGCATATCCATACAGAACAGCATAGTGCTGGGGACACAATCAAGTACTGGGTGTGAGGAAATCACATTTTGTCCCTGTTATATTCCAATTCCATGTATGTCTTATAGTCCCTGTAAGTGGAGTCACACAGatgaattttattaatatgtttcaAAATGACTCCTTGTATGGGTTGAGTATGTTTCAATGGCTTAACAAGGTCtttgtcaaatcttttttttaaagatttatttatttattgagagagagagcatgtgggggtggggggtgggagggagggtcagagggagagggagagagaaaatcttcaagcagactccccgctgagcgcggagcccaatgcaggggcttgatcccatgatccccagaccatgacctgagcgcaAATCAAGAGTAAGGTTgcctgaccaactgagccacccaggtgcccctcagatgcttttctttctttctttctttctttctctttctttctttctttctttctttctttctttctttctttctttcttt encodes:
- the CCDC42 gene encoding coiled-coil domain-containing protein 42; its protein translation is MSLGIMEEEDLAEYFRLQYGERLLQLLQKFPNIDDQSESPSIRLLEKKKEAKIMHQVMEQKKETFQRRMETLNLRWEELGIKEAQLKAHIQKFEQFIQENDQKRIRALKKASKERELKRQRVRELAKAKQELVALRLEHQKLSTKLQDYSIFNKYLEKVVENSEFEEIHEVIARYKTLVSMHQDLMQSAQEGQEKIERAKARLARYMEEKDDEILQHNNELARLQMRFDRARSDVIVWESRWAHIQNTAAKKTLLLGTIKMATLNLFQIVSKQLKETTTVSLEDTHKQLDMIQQFIQDLSDIWAEVRKKEQQQVRV